The following nucleotide sequence is from uncultured Draconibacterium sp..
GTCTTTTACCACCACGGCACCAAACGGGCCACCATGATTTCCATCCATCCCCTGTTTAGCAAGCTCAATCGCGGCCCGCATAAATTTCTCATTCTGCTCTTCCATTGTTTTCCTGACTATATGACGAACTTGTAAAGTTAAAATAGTTATTGTTAAAATGAAAGCAGAAGCAACGATCTCGTCACTTCAACGAAGCTGAATTACGTGACATGAGCCAAAACAAGGCATTTACTACCATCTTGTTTTGTACATCGTTCTTAAATGTGAAAGACAGCTCCTTATTCATCCCGCTTTCATAATCAATATCGTTGTGCCCCATATTTATATAAAGCATTTTAAATTGCCGGTTGCTCCATACAACAGGATAATATCCTTCGTGCCATATTTCATGCTTTTTCGGACCTGTTCCAAGAGGAAAACTGGACGAATCTATGGAAACAAGAATATCAATGTCCGGATTTTCTCTGAGATCATTTTCCCAACTATACCATTCGTTGGGCGATGCAACAAAGTTATTCGGCAGATCACACGTAACAGGATGAGAATCATTCTCTACATTCAGAATTGCTGTGCTTGGCCGCCAGGTATTCCCCTTGTATTGTCCCGACCCTAAAAAGGTTTCATGGTACCAGTCCCAGTTTTGAGGATAGGAAGAACCATTAAGTGCAAAAGCACTAAAATGAAATCCCAACCAGGCTCCCCCATTTTCCATATAGTTTTGAAATGCCTGCCGACACGGCAATGAATCGGGGCGCGTATCAAGAAAAACGACAAGGTCTGCACTTGAAAGATTGGCCTTATTCAAATCATTCCAATCGTTTGTGGATTCGTATGCGAAACATGAATCTTTCGCCAATTCTGCCAACCACTTATCGGCTTCATGCACAAAACTTATATGTGCAGCATCATTCTTTCCGGTATAAAAAGCGACCACTCTGGGTTTAGCGGAAGACTGTGCTATGAGCTGAAATGTAAAACAGAAAATAAGTAGATTCAGTAGGATTATTCTTATCATTTTAAATTTCATTTGAAGAAATGCGAATATTATTCAACCTGCAATCCCGACACCAACACCTTACTTTTTAAAGAAAACCAGCTTAAACCAACGATCCAGACTACCCCGTTTACAAGAATTAATGTAACAACAACTGCTATTGTAGAAAATGATGCATCGGTATTGGTAGACAAAAATGCCGGCAAAGTTGCGACAACAGCTGTTACAAAACCAAGTAAAACACCCGATACCAGCAACAATAAGTATTCGTTTCTCAGTAATTTAAAAACGGAACTTTTTGTAAATCCAATGGCCTGCATTAAAGCAATCTCTCGCCGACGCTCTAAAATGGTTCGTGCCAGAATAACGGCCAGACCAATGGTTCCAAGAATTAATCCCAAAGCACCAAGCGCCAGAAATATCGATAAATAGGTGTTGGTCACCGAATAAAACTCAACCAATCGTTTTGCTGCACTTTCCATTTCCCAGCCATAATCACGAAATACCGATTGCAACTCGTCGCCAATTGCGGCATCATTTTCAGGATCTCCACCCACCAAAAAGATATTCGATCCTGAACTGCTTGGGTAGTTTTTCAGATAATGATTGTTTGAAATAATTACATACCCCTGGAAAACGGATGGTTTTGTTCCGGCAATCAGTTTTAACTTTAGTGTATCGCCCAATTCGTTCTGGTACAAAATCACATCGCCCACTTTCATGCCGAGCCCCCACTGAATTACCGTCTGGTCGGCAATGGCAGGAATAGTTCCGTCATCAAAATCAGTCTCCAAACTTAACCACGGATCAGCATCCAAACCTTTCATTTTTGCAGCAAAATCAAAACGACCTGCCAGGTTCGCGGCATCAACACCTAAAATTGCAGGCTGCGCAATGCGGTTCAGGTTCAGGCAACTGGCATCGTCGCCATCCACTTTTCGGAACTGCACCACATTAAAATCTTCGTATATTCCTTCTTCCGCCTTCTTTTCCTTGTTATTAATATCAAAAAGGACCGGCATGGTAGTTTCGGCAAAATACAGAAAGCCACCGGTGCCACTTGTTTTTTTGTTGGCTCCGGCAATCAAATCCATTTTGTACGAACCCGTTGAAATAACGATAAAGGTTCCTAAAGCAAAAAGCGTAACAATGGTAGTCGACCGACTGATATTTCGGGTAAGATTTATTGCTGACAACTGACTAAACTGAAATTCGCGGGATTTTTTAGCTTCCCGTTTTTGCAACAACTTTCTAAAAAGCAATAACAATCCAAGCAGCATTAATCCGCCGGACATAAAAAACATTGAAGCATCGGCCTGTTTGGCAAACAATTGCATAACAAAAACTACAACCGACAATGCCAATGCTCCCCACAAAACTCCATTCAGCAAACGTGTTTTTAGGTGGCTTTCTTTAACGGCGATCTGCTTTTGTAATTCAACTGCTTTTTGTTTTTGAAAGCGACGTAATGAAATAGCAATCGCAACCAAAGAAACTACCAAACTGATAACTAATCCGATAACCAATGTTGATGGCAACAATTGAATTTCGAGCACATTGGTACGAACAATATCAAACCATAAGGAATTTAGAATGCGGAAAACCAGCGTAGTATAAAAATAGGAAATCACCAGCCCAACAATGCCGCCAAACAATGAAACCACAAAACCTTCAGACAAGTAGAAACTACGTATGTGTTTTTGTTGAAATCCAAGAGCCACAAGTAGTCCGATTTGTGTGGAACGACTTTCAAGATTCAGACGGAAAAGCAATGCCGTTAATATTATTGAAGCAACCAGGATAAAAAAGCTTAAGCCGATGAACAGCCCGCTAAAATCTGTTCCATTTTGGGCAGCATGAACGCCTTGCTCACGAATAGGCTCAACGATCATCCCAAGATCAGCAGGCGAAATTGCTCGGGCAAATTCCGCTTTATAAACATCTTCGTTAAAAGATCCGGCCGGGTAACGCACAGCAGTGTAGTCTCCAAAACGATTTGACCACAAACGCAGCGCACTTTCAGATGAAATAAAAGCTTTTGGTGTGCCTTTGTAGTCGTCCCAGTATTTTTCATCTTTATCGCGAATGGCATCCAGATCAATGGGAACACCGGCTTCCCATTCGCGGCAATGCCCGGCATCAGATAATCCCGGCAAAAGTGGGACACGGGTTGGATCTGCCAATGGCGAATCCATTGAGATAATCTCTTTTAAAATAAAGTTAGCCTCTTTGTTTACCAATTGGCGTAAAGGACCAATCTCGAAATACCGCAAACGAATAGTATCTCTTAAATTCGCGTTGAGATCATCAGCTGCCCACCTGTTCAAAATTATCTCGTTTGAAGCCAATTTTTGATTGTTCGCCGATGACACAAATGAATAGGGAACCGAAGATTGATTATGGTCGATAGCGTTTACAAAGTAAGTCAATATCATATCTGCGCCGGGCAAACTTCCGAGTAGATCAGAAATTTTCTGTTCCATAAAAACCCGCTCTGTGGAAATCTCGACCTCTCGTATATCATCTAATTTTTTAAATTCCAATCCGGCATCGGCGGGTGTTAAACAGGTATTTACCACCTCTGAAACCACTGCTGTTTCCAGCTCTGTTGAAACAAGTATTTGGTTGGCTTTTCCTTCAAATTCCATTAACCGATTCAGGCGTTCAATCGACATAAAAATATTGTAGGGTGCCGTCTGCGAATTTTTCAAACTAAAGCGCCCTAACTCTTCCTTACTAACCACTTTTTTTATGGTTGCGCGCAAAGCCACACTTGTTTCTTCTGCCGACACAAACGGCGCATTCATCGGAATTAAACTGGCCTTCTTTATGCGAACCAGAATATTATCGCCGGTTCCTTTTTGTAAGCGTTCTGCCAGATTTTCGCTTATGGCGATTTCGCTATTTTGTAATTCAGCAAAAAACGGTGTGTTTGCGATCTCCTCAAAATCATCATCAACACCAACCACCTGTACTTTATTCGCGCGTTCCTGACCTCCGTCGGCCACTGCCATTCCCTCCAACAAAAGCACAGAAGTAGCTTTCAGATCAGGATTTACGGCTTCCATCTCCGAAGCCATTTCCTGGCGAAAATAGCGCTCTTTTACGGCTACAAGGTGTGTTGTTTCGCCCAAACGATAAAAGGTTGCCTGGGTTAAACTGTGCCTCACCGAATCGCCAATCACCAGCGAACCGGTTAGAACCATCGTACTGATAGCCACACCAATTGCCACCAGCAAGTTGGCTTTAAAATAATGCAGAAAAGATTTTATTATGTATTGAAATTTGGTCATACCCCTTTGTCCTTTGGACATTTCCCCTAAAGGGGAGATTATTCTTTTTCCAATTGTCCGTTTTTTAGTAAGAATTTTGTATCCATTTTTTGGGCCAGCTCTGCCGAGTGAGTTACCGTAACTAACGTTACACCTTCGTCTTCACTGAGTTGAACAAGCAGTTCAGAAAGTGCATTGGCATTAGCCTCGTCAAGCGCCCCGGTTGGCTCGTCGGCAAGAATCAATTCCGGTTTATTGATCAGCGCACGAACTACAGCAGTACGTTGGCACTCACCTCCCGACATTTCCGATGGTTTTTGATTACGCTGTTCTGAAATACCCACTTTTTTGATCAGGTATTCCGCCCAGTCTTTTTGTTCCTTCGTAACCTTTCCTTGCGGTAAAAGCGGTAGTAACACATTCTCCCATAAACTCAGTTGTGGCATTAAATGGTGCAACTGAAAAACAAAACCAAGATTCTTATTACGAAACGCCGCCAATTGTGTTGACGTGTAGCCAGTAATGTTGGTTCCGTTAAATAGTATCTCTCCATAATCGGGAGTATCCAGCGCGCCAACCAAATTCAGCAAGGTTGTTTTTCCGGAGCCACTTGGTCCGATTATCGCCACTTTTTGTCCTTTTTGCAGATCCAGGTTTAGATCCTTTAATACCGGTCGAAAACTGTGCGTTCCGGCTTCTCCGTATCCTTTTGATATGTTTTTTAGTTGTAGTAGCATTTTTTTGTCACCCTGAGCGTAGTCGAAGGGTCGTTATTTATGATTAATATTCTTATCTCTAAAATTAGAAAAATGAGAGTCATTCTGGCAAACAGAGTACTCTTTTAATTTATTCCAGTTTCTTTCAATCAATGCTTCCTTTTTCTTTCTCGACCAACCTTTTAATTTCTTTTCCCATTGCTCCGCAATTTTAAAATCATTATAGGTTTCGTAAAAAACCAGCTCAACTGGTCTCCTTTTAAAAGTAAAGCTATTGGCAGATACTCCTTTATTATGTTCCTCTAATCTTCGTTCTATATCATTTGTAACGCCCACATAATAACTGCCGTCGCTACACTTCAGAATATATACATAGAATGTTTTCATTTAAGTATTTATGGTTGAATTCATCCTTCGACTTCGCTCAGGATGACGTCACACTGAGCGGAGTCG
It contains:
- a CDS encoding ThuA domain-containing protein — protein: MIRIILLNLLIFCFTFQLIAQSSAKPRVVAFYTGKNDAAHISFVHEADKWLAELAKDSCFAYESTNDWNDLNKANLSSADLVVFLDTRPDSLPCRQAFQNYMENGGAWLGFHFSAFALNGSSYPQNWDWYHETFLGSGQYKGNTWRPSTAILNVENDSHPVTCDLPNNFVASPNEWYSWENDLRENPDIDILVSIDSSSFPLGTGPKKHEIWHEGYYPVVWSNRQFKMLYINMGHNDIDYESGMNKELSFTFKNDVQNKMVVNALFWLMSRNSASLK
- a CDS encoding ABC transporter permease → MTKFQYIIKSFLHYFKANLLVAIGVAISTMVLTGSLVIGDSVRHSLTQATFYRLGETTHLVAVKERYFRQEMASEMEAVNPDLKATSVLLLEGMAVADGGQERANKVQVVGVDDDFEEIANTPFFAELQNSEIAISENLAERLQKGTGDNILVRIKKASLIPMNAPFVSAEETSVALRATIKKVVSKEELGRFSLKNSQTAPYNIFMSIERLNRLMEFEGKANQILVSTELETAVVSEVVNTCLTPADAGLEFKKLDDIREVEISTERVFMEQKISDLLGSLPGADMILTYFVNAIDHNQSSVPYSFVSSANNQKLASNEIILNRWAADDLNANLRDTIRLRYFEIGPLRQLVNKEANFILKEIISMDSPLADPTRVPLLPGLSDAGHCREWEAGVPIDLDAIRDKDEKYWDDYKGTPKAFISSESALRLWSNRFGDYTAVRYPAGSFNEDVYKAEFARAISPADLGMIVEPIREQGVHAAQNGTDFSGLFIGLSFFILVASIILTALLFRLNLESRSTQIGLLVALGFQQKHIRSFYLSEGFVVSLFGGIVGLVISYFYTTLVFRILNSLWFDIVRTNVLEIQLLPSTLVIGLVISLVVSLVAIAISLRRFQKQKAVELQKQIAVKESHLKTRLLNGVLWGALALSVVVFVMQLFAKQADASMFFMSGGLMLLGLLLLFRKLLQKREAKKSREFQFSQLSAINLTRNISRSTTIVTLFALGTFIVISTGSYKMDLIAGANKKTSGTGGFLYFAETTMPVLFDINNKEKKAEEGIYEDFNVVQFRKVDGDDASCLNLNRIAQPAILGVDAANLAGRFDFAAKMKGLDADPWLSLETDFDDGTIPAIADQTVIQWGLGMKVGDVILYQNELGDTLKLKLIAGTKPSVFQGYVIISNNHYLKNYPSSSGSNIFLVGGDPENDAAIGDELQSVFRDYGWEMESAAKRLVEFYSVTNTYLSIFLALGALGLILGTIGLAVILARTILERRREIALMQAIGFTKSSVFKLLRNEYLLLLVSGVLLGFVTAVVATLPAFLSTNTDASFSTIAVVVTLILVNGVVWIVGLSWFSLKSKVLVSGLQVE
- a CDS encoding ABC transporter ATP-binding protein; its protein translation is MLLQLKNISKGYGEAGTHSFRPVLKDLNLDLQKGQKVAIIGPSGSGKTTLLNLVGALDTPDYGEILFNGTNITGYTSTQLAAFRNKNLGFVFQLHHLMPQLSLWENVLLPLLPQGKVTKEQKDWAEYLIKKVGISEQRNQKPSEMSGGECQRTAVVRALINKPELILADEPTGALDEANANALSELLVQLSEDEGVTLVTVTHSAELAQKMDTKFLLKNGQLEKE
- a CDS encoding GIY-YIG nuclease family protein, whose product is MKTFYVYILKCSDGSYYVGVTNDIERRLEEHNKGVSANSFTFKRRPVELVFYETYNDFKIAEQWEKKLKGWSRKKKEALIERNWNKLKEYSVCQNDSHFSNFRDKNINHK